Proteins encoded within one genomic window of Gloeobacter kilaueensis JS1:
- the thiC gene encoding phosphomethylpyrimidine synthase ThiC: MLRTDWIARRHGQQNVSQMHFARRGVLTEEMVYVARRENLDPELVRAEVARGRLIIPANINHPNLEPMGIGIAARCKVNANIGASPNASCLHEEVAKLDLAVKYGADTVMDLSTGGGDLDAIRSAIIQASPVPIGTVPMYQALESVHGSVEKLSAEDILTVIEKHAQQGVDYMTIHAGILIEHLPLVKGRITGIVSRGGGILARWMLAHHKQNPLYTHFDDICEIFKKYDVSFSLGDSLRPGCQHDASDAAQFAELKTLGELTRRAWEHDVQVMVEGPGHVPMHQIEMNVRRQMQECSEAPFYVLGPLVTDIAPGYDHITSAIGAAMAGWYGTAMLCYVTPKEHLGLPGPEDVRTGLIAYKIAAHAADIARGRPGARERDDELSRARYNFDWNRQFALALDPERAREYHDETLPADIYKSAEFCSMCGPKFCPMQTKIDSEVLDELERTLKPQPVTAQE; the protein is encoded by the coding sequence ATGCTCAGAACCGATTGGATCGCCCGTCGCCACGGGCAACAGAACGTCTCGCAGATGCACTTTGCCCGCCGGGGTGTGCTCACCGAGGAGATGGTCTACGTCGCTCGCCGCGAAAACCTCGATCCCGAACTCGTCCGCGCCGAGGTGGCGCGGGGACGACTGATTATCCCGGCCAACATCAACCATCCCAACCTTGAACCGATGGGCATCGGCATCGCCGCCCGCTGCAAGGTCAACGCCAACATCGGTGCCTCACCGAACGCCTCCTGCCTGCACGAGGAGGTGGCCAAGCTCGATCTGGCGGTCAAGTACGGCGCGGATACGGTCATGGATCTTTCTACCGGCGGCGGCGACCTCGATGCGATTCGCTCGGCCATTATCCAGGCATCGCCGGTCCCGATCGGCACCGTGCCGATGTACCAGGCGCTCGAATCGGTCCACGGCAGCGTCGAAAAACTGAGCGCCGAGGACATCCTCACCGTGATCGAAAAGCACGCCCAGCAGGGCGTCGATTACATGACCATCCACGCCGGTATCTTGATTGAGCACCTGCCCCTGGTCAAAGGCCGGATCACAGGCATCGTCTCGCGCGGCGGCGGCATCCTGGCGCGCTGGATGCTCGCCCACCACAAGCAAAACCCGCTCTACACCCACTTCGACGACATCTGCGAAATCTTCAAAAAATACGATGTCTCCTTTAGCCTCGGCGATTCGCTAAGGCCCGGCTGCCAGCACGACGCCTCCGACGCCGCCCAGTTCGCCGAACTGAAGACTTTGGGCGAACTCACCCGCCGCGCCTGGGAGCACGACGTGCAGGTGATGGTCGAAGGCCCCGGCCACGTACCGATGCACCAGATCGAGATGAACGTGCGCAGGCAGATGCAGGAGTGCTCCGAAGCGCCCTTCTACGTGCTGGGTCCCCTCGTCACCGACATCGCCCCCGGCTACGACCACATCACCAGTGCCATCGGTGCGGCGATGGCGGGCTGGTACGGCACCGCCATGCTCTGCTATGTCACCCCCAAAGAACACCTGGGCCTGCCGGGTCCAGAAGATGTGCGCACGGGGCTGATCGCCTACAAGATCGCTGCCCACGCCGCCGACATCGCCCGTGGCCGCCCCGGTGCCCGCGAGCGCGACGACGAACTGTCCCGCGCCCGCTACAACTTCGACTGGAACCGCCAGTTCGCGCTGGCCCTCGATCCGGAGCGCGCCCGCGAGTACCACGACGAGACCCTGCCCGCCGACATCTACAAGAGTGCCGAGTTCTGCTCGATGTGCGGACCCAAGTTCTGCCCGATGCAGACCAAGATCGACTCGGAGGTGCTCGATGAACTGGAGCGCACCCTCAAGCCCCAGCCGGTTACAGCCCAGGAGTAG
- a CDS encoding cysteine hydrolase family protein yields MLKINTALVLIDVQVGFDDPVWGERNNPDAEQHIGELLTHWRRAGRPVIHVQHLSTLADSPLRPDRSGNAFKPEALPLPDEALFQKSVNSAFIGTDLQGYLKRQRVTGIVLVGLTTDHCVSTTARMGANLGFAVTVVEDAVATFERSFRGKHYPAGLIHETALASLAVEFAEVVAAAELLL; encoded by the coding sequence ATGCTCAAGATCAACACAGCTCTCGTACTCATCGATGTCCAGGTAGGTTTCGACGATCCGGTCTGGGGAGAGCGCAACAATCCGGATGCCGAGCAGCACATCGGCGAGCTGCTGACGCACTGGCGGCGGGCTGGCCGGCCAGTCATCCACGTGCAGCACCTGAGCACACTGGCTGATTCACCCCTGCGCCCGGATCGGTCCGGCAATGCCTTCAAGCCGGAGGCTCTGCCTCTGCCGGACGAAGCGCTGTTTCAAAAGTCAGTCAACAGCGCCTTTATCGGCACAGATCTGCAGGGGTACCTCAAGCGGCAGCGCGTCACCGGGATCGTCCTGGTTGGTCTGACGACCGACCACTGCGTTTCTACCACCGCCCGTATGGGGGCAAACCTGGGCTTTGCTGTAACGGTAGTCGAGGACGCAGTGGCCACCTTTGAGCGCTCGTTTCGGGGTAAACACTATCCAGCCGGACTGATCCACGAGACGGCCCTTGCCAGCCTCGCGGTCGAGTTCGCGGAGGTAGTGGCGGCGGCTGAGCTGCTGCTCTAA